One Fundidesulfovibrio putealis DSM 16056 genomic window carries:
- a CDS encoding phosphoribulokinase, which translates to MTAKRPILLGIVGDSATGKTTMSSGIEQILGPDRVTNICSDDYHKYNRCQRKEKNICALDPDCNYIDIMEGHFEQLRRGEPILKPVYNHSTGDFDPPVYVHPKEFVIVEGLLGFASKRMRDAFDVKIYLDPQEELRVAWKVKRDTTKRGYSAEEVLASLKRREDVSANCIRPQRKFSDIVVNFYRPEGFKEETGTYLNTKLILRPTIKHPDFSEFIDQRPDRKKQCLTISLGRDEGSPVDILHITGNIQPVTAETLMDIIMDHLQGVEPLPTEGVGHYTEGTEAKNSYPLAITQLLTCYHLLSAKSMVG; encoded by the coding sequence ATGACCGCGAAAAGACCCATCCTCCTCGGCATCGTGGGCGATAGCGCCACCGGCAAGACTACAATGTCCTCGGGAATTGAGCAAATCCTCGGCCCAGACAGAGTGACCAACATCTGTTCCGACGACTACCACAAGTACAACCGTTGTCAGCGCAAGGAAAAAAACATCTGCGCGCTGGACCCGGACTGCAACTACATCGACATCATGGAGGGGCATTTCGAACAACTGCGTCGTGGGGAACCCATCTTAAAGCCTGTGTACAACCACTCGACCGGAGATTTCGATCCGCCGGTCTACGTCCACCCCAAGGAATTTGTCATCGTTGAAGGTCTTCTGGGCTTTGCCAGCAAGCGCATGCGTGACGCCTTCGACGTCAAGATCTATCTGGACCCACAAGAAGAATTGCGTGTGGCCTGGAAGGTCAAACGCGATACCACCAAACGGGGCTATTCAGCCGAGGAAGTACTGGCTTCTCTCAAACGACGTGAAGATGTCTCGGCCAATTGCATCCGCCCACAACGCAAATTCTCGGACATCGTAGTGAACTTCTACAGGCCGGAAGGGTTCAAAGAAGAAACAGGCACGTACCTGAATACCAAGCTCATCTTGCGACCGACCATTAAGCATCCGGATTTTAGCGAGTTCATCGACCAGCGACCCGACCGAAAAAAGCAGTGCCTTACCATCTCGCTGGGCAGAGACGAAGGCTCGCCCGTGGACATTCTGCACATCACCGGGAACATCCAGCCGGTGACGGCGGAGACCCTCATGGACATCATCATGGACCATTTGCAGGGCGTGGAGCCGTTACCCACTGAAGGCGTGGGGCACTACACCGAGGGTACTGAAGCCAAAAACAGCTATCCCTTGGCTATCACCCAACTGTTGACCTGCTACCATCTGTTGAGCGCCAAATCGATGGTTGGGTAA
- a CDS encoding phosphate/phosphite/phosphonate ABC transporter substrate-binding protein, giving the protein MNMKKYLVACAFLCIMLQCYKNVFASNVRIGVLANRGDELALQQYNPIAAFLENTLNGFDFTIVPLSFVGVDKAISSRMVDYIVLNPAFYVQLERRYGIMRIATMNNKAAGFKSMRFGGVIFTRSLNQQINSLEDIKGKRVVAVDQNSMGGWLAAYGEFVRNGITPSKDFKSLEFIGTHDGTVNAVLSGQADVGSVRTDTLEQMAESGIISLSDVKVIKHQEHGPEYDKFPFLLSTRLYPEWAVARLAHVSDDQAKKVAAALLVAPDNFFGNYNTHIYSFTVPLDYRSVDDLLRELKIDPYDKLRITSFREVLFFYRFEFSSGLLILIFSLISVFYYRSFAFRLRHAKERLLHELAERKKIGSSTRDVEISFLDSTS; this is encoded by the coding sequence ATGAATATGAAAAAATACCTTGTAGCGTGTGCTTTTTTATGCATTATGTTGCAATGCTATAAAAATGTATTCGCTAGCAATGTTCGCATTGGAGTATTGGCAAATCGTGGGGACGAACTTGCATTGCAGCAGTACAATCCTATTGCAGCTTTTCTCGAAAACACACTTAATGGGTTTGACTTTACTATAGTTCCTCTTTCTTTTGTTGGTGTTGATAAAGCGATATCTTCACGGATGGTGGACTACATTGTTCTGAATCCTGCCTTTTATGTTCAACTTGAGCGGCGTTACGGGATAATGCGCATCGCTACCATGAACAACAAGGCCGCAGGATTTAAGAGCATGCGGTTTGGGGGAGTGATCTTTACCAGATCGCTGAATCAACAGATCAACTCCCTTGAGGATATCAAGGGAAAACGGGTCGTAGCCGTGGACCAAAACTCCATGGGGGGCTGGCTGGCAGCGTATGGCGAGTTTGTCCGGAACGGGATCACTCCCAGCAAAGATTTTAAAAGTTTAGAGTTCATTGGGACCCATGATGGAACAGTGAATGCTGTCCTTTCTGGGCAGGCCGATGTCGGCTCCGTACGTACTGATACGCTAGAGCAGATGGCAGAATCCGGGATCATCTCCTTGTCCGACGTGAAAGTTATTAAGCACCAGGAACACGGTCCGGAGTATGATAAATTTCCCTTTCTGTTGAGTACCCGTCTCTATCCCGAATGGGCAGTTGCCCGTCTAGCCCACGTTTCAGACGATCAGGCAAAAAAAGTTGCTGCGGCTTTGCTCGTTGCTCCTGATAATTTCTTTGGTAATTACAATACCCATATTTATTCATTCACAGTTCCATTAGACTACAGAAGCGTTGATGACCTTCTGCGCGAATTAAAAATTGATCCATACGACAAGCTGCGTATAACGAGCTTCCGTGAAGTACTTTTCTTCTATAGGTTCGAATTTTCCAGTGGATTACTAATATTAATATTTTCATTGATTTCAGTATTTTATTACAGAAGCTTTGCTTTTCGCCTACGACATGCCAAAGAAAGACTTTTGCATGAATTAGCTGAACGGAAAAAAATTGGTTCCTCGACGCGAGACGTGGAAATCAGCTTTCTTGACTCTACTTCCTGA
- a CDS encoding ribulose-bisphosphate carboxylase, whose amino-acid sequence MNQAKRYVDLSLAEEGLVSQGEHVLCAYSMKPQTGFDSIEVAAHFAAESSTGTNVEVCTTDDFTRGMDALVYEVGPADANGAHVMKIAYPLGLFDRNIIDGRAMMVSFLTLCVGNNQGMGDVEYAKLLDFYVPPSYLRLFDGPAMNIVDFWRILDRPIENGGMIVGTIIKPKLGLRPEPFAEACYQFWLGGDFVKNDEPQGNQVFAPMRETIPAVADAMRRAQEKTGQAKIFSANITADDPHEIIARGELVLKAFGENADRVAFLVDGYVGGPSAVTTVRRHFANQFLHYHRAGHGAITSPQSKRGYTAFVLSKMARLQGASGIHTGTMGFGKMEGDPADKIMAYMLEQEEAQGPFFRQRWYGMKPTTPMISGGMNALRLPGFFDNLGHANFCQTSGGGAFGHLDGPTAGALSLRQSHAAWEQGVDLLEYATTHQELARAFESFPSDADRLYPEWRKRLKVS is encoded by the coding sequence ATGAACCAAGCGAAACGTTATGTGGACTTGAGTCTTGCTGAAGAGGGACTAGTGAGCCAGGGGGAGCATGTGCTTTGCGCCTACTCCATGAAGCCTCAAACAGGATTTGATTCTATTGAGGTGGCAGCGCACTTCGCAGCTGAATCCTCCACCGGCACCAATGTGGAAGTGTGCACTACCGACGACTTCACCCGTGGTATGGACGCCCTGGTCTATGAAGTAGGCCCAGCCGACGCCAACGGCGCGCACGTTATGAAGATCGCCTATCCTCTGGGCCTGTTCGACCGGAACATCATCGACGGTCGGGCCATGATGGTGTCCTTCCTGACCCTGTGCGTCGGCAACAACCAGGGCATGGGGGACGTGGAATACGCCAAGCTGCTCGATTTTTATGTTCCTCCGTCATACCTGCGACTCTTCGACGGCCCTGCCATGAATATCGTCGATTTCTGGCGAATTTTAGACAGGCCTATCGAGAACGGCGGGATGATCGTGGGAACCATCATCAAGCCCAAGCTTGGCCTTCGCCCAGAACCCTTTGCCGAAGCCTGCTATCAATTCTGGCTGGGCGGCGATTTTGTTAAAAACGACGAACCCCAGGGCAACCAAGTATTCGCGCCCATGCGGGAAACAATCCCTGCCGTCGCTGACGCAATGCGCCGGGCTCAAGAGAAGACCGGTCAGGCCAAGATTTTCTCGGCCAACATCACTGCGGATGATCCGCATGAAATCATCGCCAGGGGCGAGCTGGTGCTCAAAGCCTTTGGTGAAAACGCGGATCGGGTGGCCTTCCTGGTGGATGGCTATGTGGGAGGTCCCAGCGCCGTGACCACAGTACGCCGCCATTTCGCTAACCAGTTCCTTCATTATCACCGTGCCGGACACGGCGCGATCACTTCGCCCCAGTCCAAGCGGGGCTATACTGCATTTGTCTTGTCTAAAATGGCTCGCCTGCAAGGTGCCTCGGGCATTCATACCGGCACCATGGGGTTTGGCAAGATGGAAGGAGACCCTGCTGATAAGATCATGGCCTATATGCTGGAGCAGGAAGAGGCCCAAGGCCCATTCTTCCGGCAGCGGTGGTATGGCATGAAGCCTACCACCCCCATGATATCAGGGGGCATGAACGCCCTGCGACTGCCGGGCTTCTTCGACAACTTGGGCCATGCAAACTTTTGTCAGACCTCTGGCGGCGGAGCCTTCGGCCACCTGGATGGTCCCACGGCAGGCGCACTTTCACTCAGGCAGTCCCATGCAGCCTGGGAGCAAGGCGTGGACCTGTTGGAGTACGCCACCACACATCAGGAATTAGCCAGAGCCTTCGAATCCTTCCCCAGTGATGCAGACAGGCTCTACCCGGAGTGGCGTAAACGGTTGAAAGTCTCCTAG
- a CDS encoding HAD-IA family hydrolase: protein MSLQALVWDVDGTLADTEEAHRTAFNQAFAERNLNWRWGRETYSELLAVSGGKERIAYFLQRLSVREAAFARPLIQDLHARKTAIYETMVGTGRVRLREGVARLLTESAQAGLKLAIATTTTLCNVEALLTANLDKKILAWDVIVAGDAVPRKKPEPDVYLAVLEQLGLEPSQCLAIEDSRNGLLAASTAQIPCIVTPTEYTAREQYQGALAVLDSLGEPDVPCRSITGASLTHHFVDVAQLRTWSEEYDQPTTTL from the coding sequence ATGAGTCTTCAGGCACTTGTTTGGGATGTCGACGGCACTCTTGCTGACACGGAAGAGGCTCACAGGACTGCATTTAATCAGGCTTTCGCAGAGCGGAATCTGAATTGGAGATGGGGACGGGAGACCTATTCCGAGTTGTTGGCTGTCAGCGGAGGGAAGGAGAGAATAGCCTACTTTCTTCAAAGGCTGTCCGTTCGGGAGGCGGCGTTTGCACGTCCGCTCATCCAAGACCTTCATGCCCGAAAGACCGCCATCTACGAAACCATGGTCGGTACTGGACGTGTCAGACTCCGCGAAGGAGTGGCCAGGCTACTCACCGAGTCTGCACAGGCCGGGCTCAAATTGGCCATTGCCACGACCACCACGCTCTGCAATGTGGAAGCCCTCCTGACCGCCAACCTGGACAAGAAAATACTGGCTTGGGACGTCATTGTGGCTGGTGATGCGGTGCCGCGCAAAAAGCCCGAACCCGATGTTTACTTGGCCGTACTCGAGCAACTAGGCTTGGAGCCGTCTCAATGTTTAGCTATTGAAGATTCGCGCAATGGCCTCCTGGCGGCATCGACTGCTCAAATACCATGCATCGTCACCCCGACAGAATACACCGCGAGAGAACAATACCAGGGCGCGTTGGCCGTACTTGACAGCCTTGGCGAACCTGACGTGCCCTGCAGGTCGATCACAGGGGCATCCCTTACACACCATTTTGTTGATGTAGCGCAACTCCGCACGTGGAGTGAAGAGTACGATCAACCCACTACGACCTTGTAG